In Paenibacillus larvae subsp. larvae, the following proteins share a genomic window:
- the amaP gene encoding alkaline shock response membrane anchor protein AmaP → MVKVVDRFLLFIYSLIILAGSAIAVSIGFRIIPAKEVSYFLRDLYSETSYAATAIVVGFVIMLISIRLFYISIRRGNTRSPSIDQRSEYGDIRISLETVENLSLKAAGCTRGARELRSRVHVSEAGLDIVMRAVVDGDQPIPSLTEEMQANVKRHVEEITGIPVAKVSVFIANIVQSQPTFKSRVE, encoded by the coding sequence GTGGTTAAAGTTGTAGACCGGTTTTTACTATTTATCTATAGCCTGATAATTCTAGCTGGTTCGGCCATTGCCGTTTCAATAGGCTTTCGAATTATTCCGGCCAAAGAGGTTTCCTATTTTCTCAGGGACCTTTATTCGGAGACTTCCTACGCAGCAACTGCAATTGTGGTCGGCTTTGTGATTATGCTGATCAGCATACGCCTTTTTTACATATCGATAAGACGCGGCAATACCAGATCCCCTTCCATTGACCAGAGGTCGGAATACGGGGATATCCGCATTTCCCTTGAAACCGTTGAAAATCTGTCCTTAAAGGCAGCGGGGTGTACCCGGGGCGCCAGAGAATTAAGATCCCGTGTACATGTAAGCGAAGCCGGCCTCGATATTGTCATGCGGGCTGTTGTGGATGGTGATCAGCCCATACCATCACTGACCGAGGAAATGCAGGCAAATGTGAAGCGGCATGTGGAGGAAATTACCGGGATTCCTGTGGCCAAAGTCTCGGTGTTTATTGCAAATATCGTTCAATCTCAACCTACCTTCAAAAGCCGGGTAGAATAG
- a CDS encoding DUF2273 domain-containing protein, protein MWKELLREHPGKTVGILGGLLCGIVYLFFGFWDMLIFAFISYLGYYIGKKIDQKEAVFPAQDIWDYLTQKWRMFR, encoded by the coding sequence ATGTGGAAAGAACTCTTACGAGAACATCCCGGCAAGACAGTCGGCATATTAGGGGGACTGCTGTGCGGAATTGTCTATTTGTTTTTCGGTTTTTGGGATATGCTGATATTTGCTTTTATCTCTTACCTGGGTTATTATATCGGCAAAAAGATAGATCAGAAGGAAGCTGTTTTTCCTGCCCAGGACATTTGGGACTATTTAACGCAAAAATGGAGAATGTTCCGCTGA